Proteins encoded by one window of Sphaerodactylus townsendi isolate TG3544 linkage group LG02, MPM_Stown_v2.3, whole genome shotgun sequence:
- the LOC125427493 gene encoding dnaJ homolog subfamily B member 2-like isoform X2: MVDYYDALGVPRNASPDDIKKAYRKKALKWHPDKNPDNKEFAEQKFKEIAEAYEVLSDKNKREVYDRYGKEGLMGAGGSSGPRAGPGMPEYTFTFRSARDVFRDFFGGQDPFADFLADDLSPFSDLRGTGPRHPGAGTFFSSFAAAPEFFTPGLGPGINMGMGFRSISTSTKFINGKRITTKRIVENGQERVEVEENGELKTVHINGVPDDLALGLELSRREQQQALQNRKSSCPPQQTPVQPPPPKRPPPSSSPVILYTDSDEDDEDLQLAMAYSLSEMEAKGQHRAGVF; this comes from the exons GAAAGCTCTGAAGTGGCACCCGGATAAAAACCCAGATAACAAAGAATTTGCTGAGCAGAAGTTCAAGGAGATAGCAGAGGCCTATGAAGTTCTGTCGGACA AGAACAAGCGTGAAGTCTATGACCGTTATGGCAAAGAAGGACTCATGGGTGCAG GTGGATCCAGTGGGCCCAGGGCTGGTCCAGGGATGCCTGAATACACCTTCACTTTCCGCAGTGCTCGTGATGTCTTCAGGGACTTCtttgggggtcaggacccctttgctGACTTCCTTGCTG ATGATTTGTCCCCATTCTCAGACCTGCGTGGAACTGGACCTCGACATCCTGGAGCTGGAacattcttttcatcctttgcagCAGCACCAG AATTCTTTACCCCTGGGCTTGGGCCGGGTATCAATATGGGAATGGGCTTCCGTTCCATCTCTACATCCACTAAGTTCATCAATGGCAAGCGCATCACTACCAAAAG GATTGTTGAAAATGGGCAGGAGAGGGTGGAAGTGGAAGAAAATGGGGAGCTGAAAACTGTTCACATTAATG GTGTACCAGATGACCTGGCACTAGGCTTGGAGCTGAGTCGGCGAGAGCAGCAGCAAGCCCTCCAGAACCGCAAGTCTTCATGTCCTCCTCAGCAGACACCAGTTCAACCCCCGCCTCCCAAGCGACCGCCTCCCAGTTCATCCCCTGTGATCTTATATACAGAcagtgatgaggatgatgaggacCTGCAGCTGGCTATGGCCTACAGCCTGTCTGAGATGGAGGCCAAGGGCCAGCACAGAGCAG GTGTGTTCTGA
- the LOC125427493 gene encoding dnaJ homolog subfamily B member 2-like isoform X1, with translation MVDYYDALGVPRNASPDDIKKAYRKKALKWHPDKNPDNKEFAEQKFKEIAEAYEVLSDKNKREVYDRYGKEGLMGAGGSSGPRAGPGMPEYTFTFRSARDVFRDFFGGQDPFADFLADDLSPFSDLRGTGPRHPGAGTFFSSFAAAPEFFTPGLGPGINMGMGFRSISTSTKFINGKRITTKRIVENGQERVEVEENGELKTVHINGVPDDLALGLELSRREQQQALQNRKSSCPPQQTPVQPPPPKRPPPSSSPVILYTDSDEDDEDLQLAMAYSLSEMEAKGQHRADPDGQAYSV, from the exons GAAAGCTCTGAAGTGGCACCCGGATAAAAACCCAGATAACAAAGAATTTGCTGAGCAGAAGTTCAAGGAGATAGCAGAGGCCTATGAAGTTCTGTCGGACA AGAACAAGCGTGAAGTCTATGACCGTTATGGCAAAGAAGGACTCATGGGTGCAG GTGGATCCAGTGGGCCCAGGGCTGGTCCAGGGATGCCTGAATACACCTTCACTTTCCGCAGTGCTCGTGATGTCTTCAGGGACTTCtttgggggtcaggacccctttgctGACTTCCTTGCTG ATGATTTGTCCCCATTCTCAGACCTGCGTGGAACTGGACCTCGACATCCTGGAGCTGGAacattcttttcatcctttgcagCAGCACCAG AATTCTTTACCCCTGGGCTTGGGCCGGGTATCAATATGGGAATGGGCTTCCGTTCCATCTCTACATCCACTAAGTTCATCAATGGCAAGCGCATCACTACCAAAAG GATTGTTGAAAATGGGCAGGAGAGGGTGGAAGTGGAAGAAAATGGGGAGCTGAAAACTGTTCACATTAATG GTGTACCAGATGACCTGGCACTAGGCTTGGAGCTGAGTCGGCGAGAGCAGCAGCAAGCCCTCCAGAACCGCAAGTCTTCATGTCCTCCTCAGCAGACACCAGTTCAACCCCCGCCTCCCAAGCGACCGCCTCCCAGTTCATCCCCTGTGATCTTATATACAGAcagtgatgaggatgatgaggacCTGCAGCTGGCTATGGCCTACAGCCTGTCTGAGATGGAGGCCAAGGGCCAGCACAGAGCAG ACCCTGACGGACAGGCATATTCTGTCTGA